One region of Agrobacterium tumefaciens genomic DNA includes:
- the ccmE gene encoding cytochrome c maturation protein CcmE: MTRKQKRLAIIGGGMSFIVAAVLLVMFAFGQSIAYFYMPADLEKTPVNPGTRIRLGGLVAEGSVKRGEGRTVSFTVTDGEANVPVSYTGILPDLFREGQGVVTEGVFDAATHGFVADSVLAKHDENYMPKEVADRLKDKGLWQNTGEGGQPSGAAPSPAGASADKTGAIK, from the coding sequence ATGACCCGCAAACAGAAACGGCTCGCAATCATCGGCGGCGGCATGAGCTTCATCGTCGCGGCCGTGCTGCTCGTCATGTTCGCCTTCGGCCAGTCCATAGCCTATTTCTACATGCCGGCCGATCTGGAGAAGACGCCGGTCAATCCCGGCACCCGCATCCGCCTTGGTGGGCTGGTGGCGGAAGGCTCCGTCAAGCGCGGGGAGGGCCGCACGGTGAGCTTCACGGTGACTGACGGTGAAGCAAACGTGCCCGTCAGCTATACCGGCATTCTGCCCGATCTTTTCCGCGAGGGGCAGGGCGTGGTGACGGAAGGCGTTTTCGATGCCGCGACCCATGGCTTTGTTGCCGACAGCGTTCTGGCCAAGCATGACGAAAACTACATGCCGAAGGAAGTGGCCGACCGGCTGAAAGACAAGGGCCTGTGGCAGAACACCGGAGAGGGCGGGCAACCTTCCGGCGCAGCGCCTTCTCCTGCGGGGGCTTCAGCCGACAAGACCGGAGCGATAAAATGA
- a CDS encoding heme lyase CcmF/NrfE family subunit produces the protein MINEIGHYVLVLALAVGLIVSTLPVIGARRNDRALMDIASLGSVVMFLLVALSFAALTRAYAVSDFSVRNVWENSHSLMPMLYKLTGVWGNHEGSMLLWLLILVFFSALVAVFGRNLPETLKANVLSVQAWISVAFLLFILLTSNPFMRLERVPAEGQDLNPILQDFGLAIHPPLLYLGYVGFSVCFSFAVAALLEGRIDAAWARWVRPWTLAAWTFLTAGISMGSYWAYYELGWGGWWFWDPVENASFMPWLAGTALLHSALVMEKREALKIWTVLLAIMTFSLSLLGTFLVRSGVLTSVHAFATDPSRGIFILGILTVFIGGAFALFAWRAPSLKVGGLFAPISREGALVLNNLILTVSTATVLIGTLYPLILETLTGEKISVGAPFFNLTFGLLMIPVLIVTPFGPMLAWKRGDLLGAFQRLYVAAAIAALAGLTLWYVENGGPVLAALGIAAGFWLIFGALADLWYRANFGKLAFGIAFRRLKGLPRSAFGAALAHMGLGITVLGIVTVTTFETETVLEMKQGMEAKAGGYSLTFDGIRHAVGPNFTEDRGHFTIRKAGVEVADVWSSKRLYTARRMPTTEAGILTFGLSQLYVSLGDPMADGGMVVRIWWKPFILCIWGGTLFMMAGGLISLSDRRLRVGAPSRKAKPAKTAAMPEAAE, from the coding sequence ATGATCAATGAGATCGGCCACTACGTTCTGGTTCTGGCACTCGCCGTGGGGCTGATCGTCTCGACGCTGCCGGTGATCGGCGCGCGCCGCAACGACCGGGCGCTGATGGATATCGCCTCGCTCGGCTCCGTCGTGATGTTCCTGCTCGTGGCCTTGTCCTTTGCGGCGCTGACGCGGGCCTATGCGGTCTCGGATTTCTCCGTGCGCAACGTCTGGGAAAACTCCCATTCGCTGATGCCGATGCTCTACAAGTTGACCGGCGTCTGGGGCAACCATGAGGGCTCCATGCTGTTGTGGCTGCTGATCCTGGTGTTTTTCAGCGCGCTCGTTGCCGTCTTTGGTCGCAACCTGCCGGAAACGCTGAAAGCCAATGTGCTGTCCGTGCAGGCCTGGATTTCCGTCGCGTTCCTGCTGTTCATCCTGCTCACCTCCAATCCGTTCATGCGTCTGGAGCGGGTGCCGGCCGAAGGGCAGGACCTGAACCCTATCCTTCAGGACTTCGGCCTCGCCATACATCCGCCGCTGCTTTATCTCGGTTATGTCGGCTTTTCAGTCTGTTTCTCCTTCGCCGTCGCTGCACTTCTGGAGGGCCGGATCGATGCGGCCTGGGCGCGCTGGGTAAGGCCGTGGACGCTCGCCGCATGGACCTTCCTGACGGCAGGTATCTCCATGGGATCTTACTGGGCCTATTACGAACTCGGCTGGGGCGGCTGGTGGTTCTGGGATCCTGTTGAAAACGCCTCCTTCATGCCATGGCTTGCGGGCACCGCACTGCTGCATTCGGCACTCGTCATGGAAAAGCGCGAAGCGCTGAAAATCTGGACCGTGCTTCTGGCGATCATGACCTTCTCGCTGTCGCTGCTCGGCACCTTCCTCGTGCGCTCCGGCGTCTTGACCTCCGTGCACGCCTTCGCAACCGATCCGAGCCGCGGCATCTTCATTCTCGGCATCCTTACCGTTTTCATCGGCGGAGCTTTCGCGTTGTTCGCATGGCGTGCGCCCTCGCTGAAGGTGGGTGGATTGTTCGCGCCGATCTCACGCGAAGGGGCGCTGGTCCTCAACAATCTGATCCTGACGGTCTCGACCGCAACGGTACTGATCGGCACGCTCTATCCGCTCATTCTCGAAACGCTGACAGGCGAAAAAATCTCGGTCGGCGCGCCGTTCTTCAACCTCACCTTCGGCCTCCTGATGATCCCGGTCCTGATCGTCACGCCCTTCGGGCCGATGCTCGCCTGGAAGCGCGGCGATCTTCTCGGCGCTTTCCAGAGGCTTTATGTGGCGGCCGCCATTGCAGCCCTTGCCGGGCTGACGCTCTGGTACGTGGAGAACGGCGGCCCGGTGCTCGCCGCACTTGGCATCGCAGCCGGTTTCTGGCTGATCTTCGGGGCGCTTGCCGATCTCTGGTATCGGGCCAATTTCGGCAAACTGGCCTTCGGCATCGCTTTTCGACGCCTCAAGGGCCTGCCGCGTTCGGCCTTCGGCGCCGCACTTGCCCATATGGGGCTTGGCATCACCGTGCTTGGCATCGTCACCGTCACCACCTTCGAGACCGAAACCGTTCTTGAAATGAAGCAGGGCATGGAGGCGAAGGCGGGCGGCTACAGTCTCACCTTCGATGGCATCCGCCATGCCGTCGGCCCTAATTTTACCGAGGATCGCGGCCATTTCACCATACGCAAGGCGGGTGTGGAAGTAGCCGACGTCTGGTCCTCCAAGCGGCTCTACACCGCACGGCGAATGCCGACCACGGAAGCGGGCATTTTGACGTTCGGCCTCAGCCAGCTCTACGTCTCGCTCGGTGACCCGATGGCGGATGGCGGCATGGTAGTGCGCATCTGGTGGAAACCCTTCATCCTGTGCATCTGGGGCGGCACGCTGTTCATGATGGCCGGCGGTTTGATATCGCTCTCCGACAGGCGGTTGAGGGTGGGCGCACCGAGCCGCAAGGCGAAGCCGGCAAAAACGGCCGCGATGCCGGAGGCGGCGGAATGA
- a CDS encoding cytochrome c-type biogenesis protein produces the protein MREVVAGLTLLLVLMFTSWPAFAFNPDEVLKDPALEQRARNLTSQLRCMVCQNQSIDDSNAELARDLRVLVRDRLVAGDSDQAVVDYVVSRYGEFVLLKPRFSLRTALLWGAPIVLALAGIFAILVFSRRRATQERPEKLSADEEERIRNLIEK, from the coding sequence ATGAGGGAGGTTGTGGCGGGGCTCACGCTCCTTCTCGTTCTCATGTTTACGTCATGGCCGGCCTTCGCCTTCAACCCGGACGAGGTGCTGAAAGACCCCGCACTGGAACAGCGCGCGCGCAATCTCACGTCTCAACTGCGCTGCATGGTCTGTCAGAACCAGTCGATCGATGACAGCAATGCCGAACTGGCACGGGACCTGCGCGTTCTGGTGCGGGACAGGCTGGTGGCAGGCGATAGCGATCAGGCTGTAGTCGACTACGTCGTGTCTCGTTATGGCGAATTCGTGCTGCTGAAACCGCGTTTCAGCCTGCGCACCGCACTTTTGTGGGGCGCGCCCATCGTTCTGGCGCTTGCGGGAATATTCGCCATCCTCGTTTTTTCGCGTCGGCGCGCCACCCAGGAGCGGCCGGAAAAACTGAGCGCGGACGAAGAAGAGAGAATTCGTAATCTCATTGAAAAATAA